From Rhodoferax sp. AJA081-3, the proteins below share one genomic window:
- a CDS encoding ParA family protein — translation MPIIVVANPKGGVGKSTLSTNIAGYYASRGHAVMLGDVDRQLSSKLWLGLRPSAARPITSWEIDADAIAKPPKGTTHVVLDTPAGLHGKRLNEVVKMADRIVVPLQPSVFDIFATRAFLDELIQSKHASKTQIALVGMRVDGRTIAADHLHEFVDKVGAPVVGYLRDTQNYIHLAARGLTLFDVAPGRVAKDLEQWQDLCRWLDS, via the coding sequence ATGCCCATCATCGTTGTAGCCAATCCCAAAGGCGGCGTCGGCAAGTCCACGTTGTCTACCAATATTGCCGGCTACTACGCATCACGCGGGCATGCGGTGATGCTGGGTGATGTAGACCGCCAGCTCTCCTCCAAACTCTGGCTGGGCCTGCGCCCCTCGGCCGCCCGGCCCATCACCAGTTGGGAGATCGACGCCGACGCCATCGCCAAACCCCCCAAAGGCACCACCCACGTGGTGCTGGACACGCCAGCCGGCCTGCACGGCAAACGCCTGAACGAAGTCGTCAAGATGGCCGACCGCATCGTGGTACCGCTGCAACCCAGCGTGTTCGATATTTTTGCCACCCGCGCCTTTCTGGACGAACTGATCCAAAGCAAACACGCCAGCAAGACGCAGATTGCGCTGGTCGGCATGCGGGTGGATGGCCGCACCATCGCGGCCGACCACCTGCACGAGTTTGTCGACAAGGTCGGCGCGCCGGTGGTCGGTTATCTGCGCGACACCCAAAACTACATCCACTTGGCGGCCCGTGGCCTGACGCTGTTTGACGTGGCGCCGGGCCGGGTCGCCAAGGACCTGGAGCAGTGGCAGGATCTTTGTCGCTGGCTTGACAGCTAG
- a CDS encoding methyltransferase domain-containing protein, whose product MPAQPSDLPPTIAPVAAARWAARLPSASPWLHEEVARRMEDRLQWMTLQPESWVHWEPLQGGLQAQALLAARYPKSQCFVALARAEHVQAASKLITPAWWSPSRWTGPALHFGLPEQPAQMVWANMALHMAADPQALIAEWHRLLQPKGFLMFSCLGPDTLREIRALYAAQGWPPASHAFTDMHDWGDMLVHAGFSEPVMDMERITLSFATPERLLVELRELGRNLHPQRFGALRGRAWHAQLLAQLGQLAQTDGDGQLRLTFEIVYGHAFKAPPRLTVASETAVSLDAMREALRQGRRNGASG is encoded by the coding sequence ATGCCAGCCCAGCCTTCCGATTTGCCACCCACCATTGCGCCCGTAGCAGCCGCCCGCTGGGCTGCCAGGCTGCCCAGCGCATCCCCGTGGTTGCATGAAGAAGTGGCGCGCCGCATGGAAGACCGTCTGCAGTGGATGACTCTGCAGCCCGAAAGCTGGGTGCACTGGGAGCCGCTGCAAGGTGGCTTGCAGGCCCAGGCGCTGCTGGCTGCCCGTTACCCCAAGTCCCAGTGCTTTGTGGCGCTAGCCCGGGCAGAACATGTACAGGCCGCTAGCAAATTGATAACACCTGCCTGGTGGAGTCCGTCCCGCTGGACTGGCCCGGCTCTGCATTTCGGCCTGCCCGAACAGCCTGCCCAAATGGTATGGGCCAATATGGCGCTGCACATGGCGGCCGACCCACAGGCCTTGATAGCCGAGTGGCACCGCCTGCTGCAGCCCAAAGGTTTTTTGATGTTCTCCTGCCTGGGGCCTGACACGCTGCGCGAAATTCGCGCCCTGTATGCGGCCCAGGGCTGGCCGCCGGCCTCGCATGCTTTTACCGATATGCACGACTGGGGCGACATGCTGGTGCACGCCGGGTTCTCAGAGCCGGTGATGGACATGGAACGCATCACGCTGAGCTTTGCAACGCCTGAGCGATTGTTGGTGGAGTTGCGCGAGCTGGGCCGCAACCTGCACCCGCAGCGGTTTGGGGCCTTGCGCGGCCGGGCCTGGCATGCGCAACTGCTGGCGCAACTGGGACAGTTGGCCCAGACCGACGGCGACGGCCAGCTGCGCCTGACCTTTGAAATCGTCTACGGCCACGCTTTCAAGGCGCCGCCCCGTCTGACGGTGGCGAGCGAGACCGCGGTGTCGCTGGATGCCATGCGTGAAGCCCTGCGCCAAGGCCGCAGAAATGGCGCTTCGGGTTGA
- a CDS encoding MoxR family ATPase, whose protein sequence is MKFHGTKNYVATQDLMLSVNAAITLQRPLLVKGEPGTGKTMLAEEVAQALDMPLLQWHIKSTTKAQQGLYEYDAVSRLRDSQLSDIDGGERVKDIHNYIIKGVLWQAFTADKPVALLIDEIDKADIEFPNDLLREIDRMEFYCYETRELIKAKHRPLVFITSNNEKELPDAFLRRCFFHYIKFPDAPTMQSIVDVHFPGIKKELLSAAMKTFFDVRNLPGLKKKPSTSELLDWLKLLLAEDIPAEALHTKDDKMAVPPLVGALLKNEQDTTLFEKLMFMQRHNR, encoded by the coding sequence ATGAAATTCCACGGAACCAAGAACTACGTAGCCACCCAGGACCTGATGCTGTCGGTCAACGCGGCCATCACGCTGCAGCGCCCGCTGCTGGTCAAGGGTGAACCCGGCACCGGCAAAACCATGCTGGCCGAAGAAGTGGCCCAGGCGCTGGACATGCCCCTGCTGCAGTGGCACATCAAATCCACCACCAAGGCCCAGCAAGGCCTGTATGAATATGACGCCGTGAGTCGTCTGCGCGACTCGCAACTGTCCGACATTGACGGCGGCGAGCGCGTCAAAGACATCCACAACTACATCATCAAGGGTGTGTTGTGGCAGGCTTTTACGGCCGACAAACCCGTCGCACTGCTGATCGACGAGATCGACAAGGCCGACATCGAATTCCCCAACGACCTGCTGCGCGAAATCGACCGCATGGAGTTTTATTGCTACGAAACCCGCGAGCTGATCAAGGCCAAACACCGCCCGCTGGTGTTCATCACCTCCAACAACGAAAAAGAGCTGCCCGACGCCTTTTTGCGCCGCTGCTTCTTCCACTACATCAAGTTTCCCGATGCGCCCACCATGCAAAGTATTGTGGATGTGCACTTCCCCGGCATCAAAAAAGAGTTGCTCAGTGCGGCCATGAAGACGTTTTTTGACGTGCGCAACCTGCCCGGCCTGAAGAAAAAGCCCTCCACCAGCGAACTGCTGGACTGGCTCAAGCTGCTGCTGGCCGAAGACATCCCCGCCGAAGCCCTGCACACCAAGGACGACAAAATGGCCGTGCCCCCACTGGTGGGCGCCCTGCTGAAGAACGAGCAGGACACCACACTGTTTGAAAAACTGATGTTCATGCAGCGCCACAACCGCTAA
- a CDS encoding DUF1841 family protein: MFSPSQADVRKFFCSVYAKARAGSALEAIETIASQWMDEHPEYAQDFADVDAALASMGEVQEGRTNPFLHLSMHLSISEQCSIDQPRGIRQAIELLTHKRDSLHQAHHEAMDCLGKMLWESQQAGRPPEGDAYIACVQRQATRD; encoded by the coding sequence ATGTTCAGTCCGTCCCAAGCCGATGTCCGCAAGTTCTTTTGCTCTGTTTATGCCAAAGCCCGCGCTGGGTCTGCTTTGGAAGCTATTGAAACCATAGCAAGCCAGTGGATGGACGAGCATCCGGAATACGCCCAGGACTTTGCCGATGTAGACGCCGCATTGGCCAGCATGGGTGAGGTGCAAGAGGGCCGCACCAACCCGTTCTTGCATTTGTCCATGCACCTGTCCATCAGCGAGCAGTGCAGCATCGACCAGCCCCGCGGCATACGCCAGGCGATAGAGTTACTCACCCACAAACGCGACTCCCTGCACCAGGCCCACCACGAGGCCATGGACTGCCTGGGGAAAATGCTGTGGGAAAGCCAGCAAGCCGGGCGCCCACCCGAAGGTGACGCCTATATTGCCTGCGTGCAGCGCCAAGCCACACGAGATTAG
- a CDS encoding NAD(P)/FAD-dependent oxidoreductase, which produces MQRIVIVGGGAGGLELAVRLGNTLGKRQKAHITLIDAARTHVWKPLLHQVAAGTLDSHADELEYFALARKHHFEFRLGRMDGLSRAERVVSLAPSVDEDGEQVLPRQTVAYDQLVLALGSQTNDFGTPGAREHCVMLDTPAAAERFHRLLINSCLRAQARAKAAGEGRFTVTIIGGGATGVELSAELHMTTKILSGYGLRNFDPEKDLKIVIVDASPRLLQALPERLSSAVALELRKLDIEIHTNEKVVEVSKEGVKMASGTFIPSGIVVWAAGIKAPDFLKDIDGLETNRGNQLVVQRTLQTTRDPAIFAMGDCAACSQGEGKPLVPPRAQSAHQQASMLAKSLVRSLQGKSLPEFTYKDYGSLVSLGDYSTIGSLMGAIASGSVFIEGYIAKWMYWWLHKHHQIAVNGAFHTWLTTWAETINWAKNPRIKLH; this is translated from the coding sequence ATGCAACGCATTGTGATCGTAGGCGGCGGCGCCGGTGGCCTGGAGCTGGCCGTGCGCCTGGGCAACACTTTGGGCAAGCGCCAAAAAGCGCACATTACGCTGATTGACGCAGCCCGCACCCATGTCTGGAAGCCATTACTGCACCAGGTGGCCGCTGGCACGCTGGACAGCCATGCCGATGAGTTGGAGTACTTTGCGCTGGCCCGCAAACACCATTTTGAGTTCCGCCTGGGGCGCATGGACGGCCTGTCCCGCGCCGAGCGGGTGGTGTCGCTGGCGCCATCGGTGGATGAGGACGGTGAGCAGGTGCTGCCGCGCCAGACCGTGGCCTACGACCAGCTGGTGCTGGCCCTGGGCAGCCAGACCAACGACTTTGGTACCCCTGGCGCGCGCGAGCATTGTGTGATGCTGGACACGCCGGCAGCGGCCGAACGTTTCCACCGCCTGCTGATCAACTCCTGCCTGCGCGCACAAGCCCGGGCCAAGGCGGCGGGCGAGGGGCGTTTTACCGTCACCATCATTGGTGGTGGGGCCACGGGTGTGGAGCTGTCGGCCGAGCTGCACATGACAACCAAGATTTTGTCCGGCTACGGCCTGCGTAATTTCGACCCCGAGAAGGACCTGAAAATCGTCATCGTGGACGCCTCGCCCCGCCTGCTGCAGGCGCTACCCGAGCGCCTGTCCAGCGCCGTGGCACTGGAGTTGCGCAAGCTCGACATCGAGATCCACACCAACGAGAAGGTGGTGGAGGTGTCCAAAGAGGGCGTCAAGATGGCCAGTGGCACCTTTATTCCCAGTGGCATCGTGGTGTGGGCGGCCGGTATCAAGGCGCCCGATTTTCTGAAAGACATCGACGGCCTGGAGACCAACCGCGGCAACCAACTGGTGGTGCAGCGCACGCTGCAAACCACGCGGGACCCGGCCATCTTTGCGATGGGTGATTGCGCGGCCTGCTCGCAGGGCGAGGGCAAGCCCCTGGTGCCGCCCCGTGCGCAATCGGCGCACCAGCAGGCATCGATGCTGGCCAAGTCTTTGGTCCGTTCGCTGCAAGGCAAATCTTTGCCGGAATTCACCTACAAAGACTACGGCTCACTGGTGTCGCTGGGCGACTACAGCACCATTGGCAGCCTGATGGGCGCGATTGCCAGCGGATCGGTGTTTATCGAGGGCTACATCGCCAAGTGGATGTACTGGTGGTTGCACAAGCACCACCAGATTGCGGTGAATGGCGCGTTTCACACCTGGTTGACGACCTGGGCGGAGACGATCAACTGGGCGAAGAACCCGCGGATCAAGCTGCACTAA
- a CDS encoding cytochrome c, translating to MNKLLLPVLVALVAQVTTFSAFAQEIKGDAKQGETKNAMCIGCHGIVGYQASFPEIHKVPMISGQGSKYIVSALNAYKKGERKHPSMRGIADTLSDQDVADLAAYYEASGAVAGAAAPAKAAGGSAKAEALLAKGSCVSCHGDNFSKPLDPSYPKIAGQHSDYLFVALKSYKAENKAIVGRGNAIMGGTVKQFTNAELKEMANYIGSLPGELKVVPQRQFKQ from the coding sequence ATGAACAAACTGTTGCTGCCCGTTTTAGTCGCTCTTGTCGCTCAAGTGACCACTTTTTCTGCCTTTGCGCAGGAAATCAAGGGAGATGCCAAGCAAGGTGAGACAAAAAATGCCATGTGCATTGGTTGCCACGGCATCGTGGGTTACCAGGCCAGCTTTCCAGAGATCCACAAGGTGCCCATGATCTCGGGTCAGGGTTCCAAGTACATCGTTTCTGCACTCAATGCCTACAAAAAGGGCGAGCGCAAGCACCCCTCCATGCGCGGTATTGCCGATACCCTGTCGGACCAGGACGTTGCTGATCTGGCCGCGTATTACGAAGCCAGTGGCGCAGTAGCCGGCGCAGCAGCCCCTGCCAAGGCGGCGGGTGGTTCGGCGAAGGCCGAAGCCCTGTTGGCCAAGGGCTCCTGTGTGTCTTGCCACGGTGACAACTTCAGCAAGCCGCTGGACCCCAGCTACCCCAAGATTGCAGGCCAGCACAGCGACTACTTGTTTGTGGCGCTCAAGTCCTACAAGGCAGAAAACAAGGCCATCGTGGGCCGTGGCAATGCCATCATGGGCGGTACGGTGAAGCAGTTCACCAATGCCGAACTCAAAGAAATGGCCAACTACATTGGTAGTCTGCCGGGCGAGCTTAAAGTGGTGCCGCAGCGCCAGTTCAAACAGTAA
- the trmL gene encoding tRNA (uridine(34)/cytosine(34)/5-carboxymethylaminomethyluridine(34)-2'-O)-methyltransferase TrmL: protein MFHIVLVEPEIPPNTGNVIRLAANTGCTLHLIEPLGFSMDDKHMRRAGLDYHEYATLKVHASWQAFMDAEQPAMDRLFALTTKGTGQVFETAFQPGDWLVFGAETRGLSDAVRAHFAPPQCLKLPMVAGQRSLNLSNAVAVTVFEAWRQNGFAAG from the coding sequence ATGTTCCATATCGTCCTCGTCGAACCCGAAATCCCGCCCAACACGGGCAACGTCATCCGCCTGGCGGCCAATACGGGCTGCACGCTGCACCTGATCGAGCCCCTGGGTTTCTCGATGGACGACAAACACATGCGCCGCGCCGGGCTGGACTACCACGAGTACGCCACGCTGAAGGTGCACGCCAGCTGGCAGGCTTTTATGGACGCCGAACAACCGGCGATGGACCGCCTGTTTGCGCTGACCACCAAGGGCACGGGCCAAGTCTTCGAGACTGCCTTCCAGCCCGGTGACTGGCTGGTGTTTGGCGCCGAGACACGGGGTCTGTCAGACGCGGTGCGTGCCCACTTTGCGCCGCCGCAATGTCTGAAACTGCCCATGGTGGCGGGCCAGCGCAGCCTCAATTTATCAAACGCCGTAGCGGTGACGGTGTTCGAGGCCTGGCGGCAAAACGGATTTGCGGCTGGTTAA
- a CDS encoding phosphoribosyltransferase family protein, translating to MLRKLFQGLSRHLPSQCAVCHAWPAHSVCEACVAAFAQPVARCTTCALPVAPGVHQCGACMLNPPPLDACLAALPYAYPWSTLVADFKFHQHPGWASSFAALLRAAPWVEPAIDAADLLIPMPLSKERLRERGYNQAHVLARALDAPKVAHGVLLRVRDTPPQRTLPRSERLRAVKDAFAIDPLQVHRVQGKHVVLLDDVMTSGASLHAAARVVRQAGAAHTTALVLARTE from the coding sequence GTGTTGCGAAAACTGTTTCAAGGTCTCTCCAGGCACCTGCCCAGCCAGTGCGCGGTCTGCCATGCCTGGCCTGCCCACAGTGTGTGCGAGGCCTGCGTGGCCGCGTTTGCCCAACCGGTGGCCCGCTGCACCACCTGCGCCCTGCCCGTTGCACCCGGCGTACACCAGTGCGGCGCCTGCATGCTGAACCCGCCACCGCTGGATGCCTGCCTAGCCGCCCTGCCCTATGCCTACCCCTGGTCCACCCTGGTGGCCGACTTCAAATTCCACCAGCACCCGGGCTGGGCCAGTAGTTTTGCCGCACTGCTGCGTGCCGCGCCATGGGTAGAACCCGCAATCGATGCCGCCGATCTGTTGATACCGATGCCATTGTCCAAAGAGCGGCTGCGTGAACGCGGTTACAACCAGGCCCATGTGTTGGCCCGCGCATTGGATGCTCCCAAGGTCGCACACGGCGTGTTGCTGCGGGTGCGGGACACACCACCGCAGCGCACCCTGCCCCGCAGCGAACGCCTGCGCGCTGTCAAGGATGCATTCGCCATCGACCCGCTGCAGGTCCACAGGGTGCAAGGCAAACACGTGGTCTTGCTGGACGATGTGATGACCAGCGGCGCATCGTTACACGCCGCGGCACGCGTGGTGCGGCAGGCCGGGGCGGCGCACACTACGGCCCTGGTGCTGGCTCGCACCGAGTAG
- the kefC gene encoding glutathione-regulated potassium-efflux system protein KefC, whose protein sequence is MEPHLPSWLINSFIYLSAAVIVVPLSRALGLGSIIGYLAAGIAIGPWGLGLVTNVQDILHFAEFGVVLMLFLVGLELEPKRLWSLRRPIFGWGSAQMAGCAAGIFVLAWACGVSTPIAVVAALGLALSSTAIALQVMGERNLLPTGSGQAGFSILLFQDVAAIPILALLPLLAGSLEPNQAVAPVERIYEAIKIIAVIAGIVVGGRLLLRPLLRWIARSKTPEIFTAASLLLVVGIAALMQIVGLSMALGAFLAGVLLAESEYRRELETNIEPFKGLLLGLFFIAVGMGVDLGVLRDAPLQMAAVVVGFLAVKGVVIFTIARLMKLPFQERPVFTLLLAQGGEFAFVVFQAAAGANVLPAQTASLLVAAVAVSMLVSPLLLVAIDKLLLPRYANCGVPVMEEISEQQEAPILVAGFGRYGQIVSRVLLAQGQSCTVLDHDAEMIEAARNFGYRVFYGDATRLDLLRTAGAAKAKVLVVAVDDVTQSLAIVDLAREHFPQLQIVARARDVTHWNQLRDRDVMLVQRELFESSLLSAKSVLELLGQAPEAAQATVQVFRQHNLELFEKLHPHYKDNAKLISVVKQGRQQLEEQMAKERAEQQTARRA, encoded by the coding sequence ATGGAACCACATTTACCCTCCTGGCTGATCAACAGCTTTATCTACCTCAGCGCCGCCGTCATCGTGGTGCCCCTCAGCCGGGCCCTGGGCCTGGGCTCCATCATTGGCTACCTGGCAGCCGGCATTGCCATTGGTCCCTGGGGGCTGGGCCTGGTCACCAATGTGCAGGATATTCTGCATTTCGCCGAGTTCGGCGTCGTGCTGATGCTGTTCCTGGTGGGGCTGGAACTGGAGCCCAAGCGCCTGTGGAGTCTGCGCCGCCCCATTTTTGGCTGGGGCAGCGCCCAGATGGCGGGCTGCGCCGCAGGGATCTTTGTACTGGCATGGGCCTGCGGCGTGTCCACACCCATCGCCGTGGTGGCGGCCCTGGGGTTGGCGCTGTCCAGCACGGCCATTGCGCTGCAGGTCATGGGTGAACGCAACCTGTTGCCCACCGGCAGCGGCCAGGCGGGTTTTTCCATTCTGCTGTTCCAGGACGTGGCGGCCATTCCGATTTTGGCCCTGCTGCCGCTGCTGGCCGGGTCGCTTGAGCCAAATCAGGCTGTAGCCCCCGTGGAACGGATTTATGAAGCTATCAAAATAATAGCAGTCATCGCCGGTATCGTGGTTGGTGGCCGACTCCTGCTGCGCCCGCTGTTGCGCTGGATTGCCCGCAGCAAGACGCCCGAGATCTTCACCGCCGCCTCGCTCTTGCTGGTGGTGGGCATTGCCGCGCTGATGCAGATCGTCGGCCTGTCCATGGCGCTGGGCGCCTTTTTGGCCGGTGTGCTGCTGGCCGAGAGCGAATACCGGCGCGAGCTGGAGACCAACATCGAACCCTTCAAGGGCCTGTTGCTGGGCCTGTTTTTCATCGCCGTGGGCATGGGCGTGGACTTGGGCGTGTTACGCGACGCCCCGCTGCAGATGGCCGCCGTGGTGGTGGGTTTTCTGGCCGTCAAAGGTGTGGTCATTTTCACGATTGCCCGGCTGATGAAATTGCCATTCCAGGAGCGGCCGGTGTTCACCCTGCTGCTGGCCCAGGGTGGCGAATTTGCGTTTGTGGTGTTCCAGGCCGCGGCGGGTGCCAATGTGCTGCCGGCGCAGACCGCATCGCTGCTGGTGGCCGCGGTGGCCGTGTCCATGCTGGTCAGCCCGCTGCTGCTGGTCGCCATCGACAAGTTGTTGTTGCCCCGTTATGCCAACTGCGGCGTACCGGTCATGGAGGAAATCTCAGAACAGCAGGAGGCTCCGATTCTGGTGGCCGGTTTCGGCCGCTACGGGCAGATCGTGTCGCGTGTGTTGCTGGCCCAGGGCCAGTCCTGCACGGTGCTGGACCACGATGCCGAGATGATCGAGGCCGCCCGCAACTTTGGTTACCGCGTGTTTTATGGCGATGCCACCCGGCTGGACCTGCTGCGCACCGCCGGTGCAGCCAAGGCCAAGGTGTTGGTGGTGGCTGTGGACGACGTAACGCAATCGCTGGCAATTGTGGACCTGGCGCGTGAACATTTTCCGCAGCTGCAGATCGTGGCCCGTGCCCGCGACGTGACACACTGGAACCAGTTACGCGACCGTGATGTGATGCTGGTGCAGCGTGAACTGTTTGAATCCAGCCTGCTCAGCGCCAAGAGTGTGCTGGAGCTGCTGGGCCAGGCACCCGAGGCCGCACAGGCCACCGTGCAGGTGTTCCGCCAACACAACCTGGAGCTGTTTGAGAAGTTGCACCCCCACTACAAGGACAACGCCAAGCTGATCTCGGTGGTCAAGCAGGGGCGCCAGCAACTGGAAGAACAAATGGCCAAGGAACGTGCCGAGCAGCAGACGGCCCGGCGCGCCTAA
- a CDS encoding MaoC family dehydratase produces the protein MKTIQTLAEMPALIGQEVVVSDWITITQEQVNLFAEATGDHQWIHVDVERAKAGPFGAPIAHGFLTLSLLPRFFESSLRIAETRMGVNYGLNKVRFVSPVPVGSRLRARMKLLACDPIDNNGMQMTWEVTTEREGASKPVCVAESIARHYP, from the coding sequence ATGAAAACCATCCAAACCCTGGCAGAAATGCCGGCCCTGATCGGGCAAGAAGTCGTCGTCAGCGACTGGATCACTATCACCCAGGAACAGGTCAACCTGTTTGCCGAAGCCACCGGAGACCACCAGTGGATCCACGTGGACGTGGAGCGGGCCAAGGCGGGCCCCTTTGGTGCGCCGATTGCACATGGTTTTTTGACGCTGTCGCTGCTGCCGCGCTTCTTTGAGTCTTCGCTACGCATCGCCGAGACGCGCATGGGCGTCAACTACGGGCTGAACAAGGTGCGTTTTGTGTCGCCCGTGCCGGTGGGCAGCCGCCTGCGCGCGCGCATGAAGTTATTGGCCTGCGATCCTATCGACAATAACGGTATGCAGATGACCTGGGAGGTCACGACCGAGCGCGAAGGTGCGAGCAAGCCGGTGTGTGTAGCCGAGTCGATTGCGCGGCATTACCCCTGA
- a CDS encoding GNAT family N-acetyltransferase, with product MAFVEPVTLSARGVDLVPLTLAHEEGLRAAAADGALWTIRVTSVPEPEQTRSYIDNALSQREAGNRFAFAVLESATGKVLGCTSYHDIVPALKRVEIGWTWYGKSSQRSHVNTTAKLLLLTHAFETLGCHVVGWRTDNYNFASQAAIERLGAKKDGVIRGHALRRDGTIRDTVMYSMRSGEWPEAKAQLLYLLDKPRG from the coding sequence ATGGCCTTTGTAGAACCCGTCACCCTGTCCGCCCGCGGCGTGGACCTGGTGCCCCTGACGCTGGCACATGAAGAAGGTCTGCGCGCCGCCGCCGCCGATGGCGCGCTGTGGACCATTCGCGTCACGTCCGTACCCGAGCCCGAGCAAACCCGCAGCTACATCGACAACGCACTGTCACAGCGCGAAGCCGGCAACCGCTTCGCCTTTGCCGTGCTGGAGAGCGCCACCGGCAAGGTGCTGGGCTGCACCAGCTACCACGACATCGTGCCCGCCCTGAAGCGCGTGGAGATCGGCTGGACCTGGTACGGCAAAAGCAGCCAGCGCAGCCATGTCAACACCACCGCCAAACTGCTGCTGTTGACCCACGCCTTCGAGACACTGGGCTGCCACGTGGTGGGCTGGCGTACCGATAACTACAACTTTGCTTCCCAAGCCGCCATTGAGCGCCTGGGCGCCAAAAAAGACGGCGTGATCCGCGGCCACGCACTGCGCCGCGACGGCACCATACGCGACACCGTGATGTACAGCATGCGCTCCGGCGAATGGCCGGAGGCCAAGGCACAGCTGCTGTATTTGCTGGACAAGCCGCGCGGCTGA